The segment TATCGCTGCCGGGAATTGGATCGGACAATCCCGACCGCGACCCCACTTTGGTGCATGGGCGCGCGCTCGCCGAGGCGATCCGGCTACGCTGGGCACTACGTCACCCGCACCGCGGATATTTCTTCCGGGCGGAGGACTTCTTCGGGTTCACCAAGCGAATGGATCAGCTGAAAGCCGAGTTGCTGGCCGAGGCGGCGGAAATGCGCAATGACCGGACGAGCTCGGAGTTCGCGCGGAACCTTGGCGCAGGAGTGATTGCCGGGCAGGCGCGCGCGATCGAGCAGCAATACGGCGCCAGTGGTCTCGATGCCGCGTCCCACGGCGAGCAGTTTCTCGATCTCTTTTCCGCGCGATGCCGTCCGGGAGGTATCTATCTGATGGACGAACCGGAAGCTCCGCTTTCCCCGGCCCGCCAACTGACCTTCCTCTCGATGCTGCGCGCGATGGCCGAAGATGGCTCGCAGTTCATCATCGCAACGCACTCTCCCATGCTGCTGGCGCTGCCCGGAGCGGCGATTCTCAGTTTCGACGGAGGCGCGATTCGCCCGGCCAGGTACGACACGCTGGAGCATGTGCAGATCATGCGTTCATTTCTGGACGATCCGGAGGCCTACCTGCGCCATCTTTAGGTGGCGGAGCCCGTGGGTCTGGTAGGCTTGCCGCCATGAGCGCACACGGCACCTCTCCAGCTTCGCAGTCTCACGATCCGGCCCCGCAGGGACCAACTCGCCAGGCAACGGCGCGTTCGTCGGTGGGCATCAGCCGCGATTGGCGGATGGCGCTCGACATGGCGTTGGATGGGATTCGCGATGTCGTGCCAGATGCGATTTTCGCCTTTGCATCCGCATCGTTCGACGAAGACCTGCCGTCGATCTCGGAGGCGATTTGGCATCACGCGGGTTCGATGATCGTCGTCGGGTGTTCCAGTAGTGGCGTCATCGGACGTGGCGCGGAAATGGAGCACGAACCGGCGATCTCCCTGCTCGCCCTGGAGTTGCCGGGTGCGATCTTGCGTCCCGTTCGTTTCACTCAGGGAATGCTCGAGGAATCGCGTGGCGGCAATCTGGCCGATCGGCTTGGCGTCGATCCGGCGCTCGTGAACGGCTGGACTGTGCTCGCCGATCCGTTTCGCATGGATGGCGCGCTGCTCGTCGACCAGCTGAACTCCGCCTATCCCGGCTTGCCGGTGATCGGCGGTTTGCTGGCGCCGGGTCCGGGACAGCGGCAAACCTGGGTCATGCTCAACGGCCGGATCTACAACGATGGCGGGGTCGGCCTATCGATCGGTGGCGCCTACGATGTGCTGCCAATCGTTTCACAGGGATGCGAGCCAATCGGTGAGCCCTGGACGATCACGGCTGTCGATGAAAAATGGATCGAAACGATCTCGAATCGGCCAGCTTTGCAGATGTTGACCGACACGCTTTCGACCCTGCCGGGCGAGATTCAGCAAGAGGTGCGCGATCACCTCGTCGCGGGGTTGGCTGCCAACGAGTATCGCGAAACGTTCGGGCGAGGAGATTTCCTGATACGCAACATCATCGGGATACGGCGGGAATCGGGCGCTATCGCGTTGGGCGCCAGACCGCGAGTGGGCCAGACGATTCAGTTTCAGCTGCGCGACGCCGCCACGGCCGATCTCGATCTCACTGCCACTCTGCTCGAGGCGCATCTCCGGCTGGGAGGGCGCGATCCGATTGCCGGGTTGCTGGCCTCGTGCAATGGCCGGGGGACCGGTATGTTCGATGTACCCCATCACGATGCCGCGGCAATCGAGCGCCGTTTCCCCGGATTGCCACTGGCCGGTTTGATCGCGGCGGGCGAGATCGGCCCGGTGGGCTCCAAAACGTTCATTCATGGCTTTACGAGCAGTCTTGGGCTGATCGTTCCGGCTTGACAAGAATCGAGGAGAACCGTGCGCGACGCGTTGTTCATCCCGTTGTTGTTGGGTTTGGCCTATGCGGCAGCACCCGGCGTGGTCAACACCGAATGCCTCCGGCGGGGAGTGAGCTTCGGTTTTCGGCCAGCGTTCCTGGTGCAACTCGGCGCGTTCGCCGGGAGCGGGGCATGGGCGGTGTTGGCGTTTTCCGGGTTGGCCGCGCTCTCGAGCGCGGCGACCGTGCTCGACGTGATCGGCCTGATGGGCGGCCTCTTTCTGTGCAAGATCGCCATCGACGCGTTTCGCACTGCCTTGCACGGGCGATCCGCTACCGAGCGCTCCAGTGAGGCGAGCGCGTTGCGCACCGGCCTCATCTTTGGGCTGGCAAACCCCGCCGCGTTGCCATTCTGGACCGGGATTGGCGGTGGGATGTTGGCAACGCACGGCGAGCCAACCTTCGCAACGACCATCGAGTTTCTGGCGGCATTCCTGATTGGGACCCTGGCCTGGGCGATCGGTTTCTGCGCGCTCGCCAGCGCGGGACGAAAATATGCGCGCCCCCGCGTCTTTCAAGCCATCGATGCTGTCTGCGGGACGATCATTGGTTTCTTTGGTGTGCGGCTGGTTTGGGCATCGGCTCGCCGGCTCGTTCGTGTGGTGTAAGGCATGACGTCTTTCCGGCTGGAGCGAGATTTCCTCGAGCTCTTTCCAAACGCGACGATCGCGATAGCAGTGGTGCGCGGTGTCGACAACATGGTCGACGATCCCGAGATCTGGCCGATGCTGGACGTGGAGATCGAACGGGCGGCGGCCCTGGTCGGCGCGGGCGAGATCAGCCAGCATCCGGCAGTGGCTCCCTGGCGAGCGGCCTTCGCCCGGTTTGGCGTGAAGCCGTCGAAATACCGGTCGTCGATCGAGGCGATGCTTCGTTCCGCGCAGTCAGGGAGATTGCGGCCCATCAACCCATTGGTCGATCTCTACAACGCGATCTCGTTGCGCCACCTGCTTCCGGTGGGTGGAGAGGACTTGGCAGCCATCGTTGGGGATGTGCGTCTGACGCGAGCGCACGGGGACGAGGAGTTCACCCCGTTGGGCTCTGAAGAACCGGAGACACCGCCGCCCGGCGCCGTCATCTACCGCGATGACGATTCTGTGATCTGTTCATGCTGGAACTGGCGTGAAGCCGAGCGAACGATGCTCACACCGGCTACCAGGGACGCCGTGCTTGTGATCGAGTCGATTCCGCCGCTGGACCCACTGGCGACGCGGATCGCGATCGACGACCTGGCCGCGCTGGTGACCCGACACCTGGGCGGAACAGCCGAGGTGTCGATCCTGAATGCCGAGCGACCGATCGTCGAGCTGTGACCGCCAGCCAAGGACCCCAAGGCCTCGATTGACGTTTCGCTTGATCTACTCTTGCTCGATTGCCGATGTGGCCTTCTCCAGCGCCCGTTCTTCCCGAAGAAGCCTGACTTCTTCCTGAATGGAGTCATCGACTGCTTTGAGCAAGATGACCAGCGCAGCAAGCACGATACCGACGGCGATACCGAGATAGACGATGTCTTTGCCGTCTGACCACTCGGCCACATTGCTGAGAAAGTTCACTCCCAATACGACGCAGATCACGCCAATGATGCGGTGTTTCAACTCGTCGAGGGTATGAATCTTGAGCCAGGAGGGGAGGGTCGTCTTCTCGTCGATGAAGAGCTGATAGAGTCCGAGCGCGACGATGAGCAGGATGACTCCGATCAGGAAGACGTCGATGAGCTCGATGAATTCGATCGAGAGTTTTTCTTCGCGCGCGTCGGTGAGGTCACGACTCGAGATGAGGTCCCAGATGACCGCCAACACCCGCAGGAACCCATAGATGATGAGCGTGAACGCGGCCAGCAGCGAACCGATCACCGCCAGGATGATCATCGAAGGAGAGAGATCGAAGAGGCGCGACATCCAGAAGCGCACGATTTCCATGATCTGCATTGGGTGCGCCATACCTCCCGCGTTGGCCGGCCGGTCGCCGATGGACTGGGAGCATCATACCGTCAAACGAATGAACCCTCGCCTGCCGCGACCTGCCGCATGATGTCGATGAGAGCGCCCTTTTCCTCGAACCCGATGCCGGGGCTTTGCGGGAGTCCGACCATTCCATGCTCGACCCGGATGCTGTCCGCGAATCCGCCAAACGGCTGGAAAACGCCCGGATAGCTCTCATTTCCGCCGAGACCAAGTCCTGCCGCCATGTTCAGTGACATCTGGTGTCCGCCATGCGGCACGATGCGGGTGCGTGACCAGCCATTGGCTTCCACCATTTCGATAGTGCGCAAATACTCGACCAGGCCATAGGAAAGCGCGCAGTCGAACTGGAGCCAGTCGGAGGATGGATGCATACCGCCGTAGCGGATGAGATTGCGCGCGTCCTGCATCGAAAAGAGGTTCTCCCCGGTTGCCATGGGGTTGGGATAGCGTTGCGAGAGTTCTGCCTGGAGCGCGAAGTCGAGCGGGTCGCCAGCCTCCTCGTACCAAAAGAGATCGTAGGGCGCGAGCGCATCGGCATAGGCGATCGCGGTTGGGAGATCGAAGCGGCCGTTCGCATCGACTGCAAGGTGGGATCCGTCGCCAACGACCTCGAGCACGGCTTCGATTCGCTCCAGGTCCCTGGCGAGCGGGACGCCACCGATTTTCATCTTGACGACTTCGTAGCCAAGATCGAGATAGCCGCGCATTTCTTCACGAAGCTCTGGCAGGCCCTTTCCCGGCGCATAGTAGCCCCCGGCTGCGTAGACCCATACGGGCTCGTGGACCGTTCCGCCGTTGTACCGATCGGCCAACAGACGGTAGAGCGGCACGCCCTCGATCTTGGCGACGGCGTCCCAGACGGCCATGTCGATGGTGCCGACCGCGACCGAGCGTTCCCCGTGGCCACCGGGTTTTTCGGCAGCCATGAGCAGCGACCAGATCTTTCGCGGATCGAGGTTTCCACCCGATTCGTCGATGATGGCGGCCGGCTCGGCCTCGAGCAGGCGCGGAACGAAGCGCTCGTTCAGCAAGCCAATCGGAGCGTAGCGGCCGTTCGAGTTGAACCCGTATCCGACGACGGGCTCGCCCTCCCGAATGACGTCGGTGATGATGGCGACCACGGCCGCGTCCATTTTGCTGAAGTCGATGTAGGCATTGCTCATCGGCGAGCTTATCGGAACAGACGCAACGCGAATGTCGGTAATCTTCATTTCGTTCGGTATGCCCCTGGAATGGTCTGCGATCGATTCTTCGATAGCCACCTTCGAGCCATCGTCGTTTGAGATTATCCCGCACGCGAACGTGCCAATCTCATGCCCATTGGACCGCTGCAGATCTCTTGAGGAAGCAACGGACACGTTGGGTCCCTGAGTGTCGATGTTCTCGCTCCGGGGTTGGGCAGTTTCTGAGATCATGATCAACGTTCTGGAATCGCCGCGTCCGAACAATGAGGTGTCGCGGTCGATTATTGCTCATTGCTTCCAAGGAGCGTCACGAGAGTGTCCGCAGATTTCATCTTTCGCAATGGACCGATCATCACAATCGACCCTGCGGCACGAGACGCCGAAGCAGTTGCGGTTCAGGGCAATCGAATCACCCGTGTCGGAACCCTTGACGTGGTCCTGGACGAAGCGGGACCAGGCACGAAGACGATCGATCTCGCAGGCCGAGCGCTCCTGCCGGGTCTGAACGACAACCACAACCACCCGATCTATTTTGGGCAGGGATTGAGCCAGATCGACGCTTCGCCCGGCGCGGCTCCCACCTTGGCAGCACTGCAAGACGCCTTTCGCACACGAGCCGATGAGCAGCCCAGCGGCTGGCTGATCGCCCGGGGCTATGACGATTCCCGCCTCGATATTCACCGGCACCCGACCCGCCATGAGTTGGACGAAGCCACGGGTGGACGTCCCGCCTATCTGGTGCGTACGTGTGGACACCTCGCAGTGGCGAACTCGGCAGCGCTCGGGCTGGCCGGGATAACGGCGGACACGCCGGATCCGGTTGGCGGCCAGATCGACCGCGACGAGCATGGCGAGCCGATTGGCTTGCTGCGTGAAACCGCAATGAAGCTGGTTTCAGATCAGATCGCGGCGCCGACGACCGATGACATGAAGGACTACTTGCGCGCAGCTGGCAAGCGATTCAACGAATACGGCATTACCAGCGTCGGCGAAGCGGCGATCAGCAACTCTCGGCAGTTCTCCGCGTATCAAGAGCTCGCCCGCGATGGCGAGTTGCCGATGCGCACCTTCACCATGATGTTGATCGACGACACGCTGGACAATCTGGAGCATCTTGGTGTGCAGACCGGATTCGGCGATGCCTGGTTCCGCATCGGGCCGGCAAAGGTGTTCCAGGACGGCTCGGGTGGTGGACGAACTGCGGCCATGACCACCGAGTACCGGAACGATCCCGGCAATATGGGGATCACGATCTATGACCAGGACGGTCTCAACGAACGGTTCACCCGCGCCAACGCGGCCGGTTTTCAGATGGCGGCGCATGCCATTGGTGATCGGGCAATCTCGATGATCCTGACGGCCTACGAGACCGCGTTGGCGGCGAATCCGCGTTCCGATGCGCGCCCGCGCATCGAGCACTGCGGGATGTGCACGCAGGAGCATCTGGATCGCATGAAGAAGATCGGCGCGCTGGCGATCCCGCAGCCATCCTTCATCTACTACCTCGGCGATTCCTACATCGAGAACTTCACCGAGGACCAACTGGCGATGGCCTATCCTGGGCGCTCGTGGTTCGACCAGGGGATCGTGGCGGTGGGAAGCTCGGATGTCCCGGTCGTTTCCTGCGACCCGTTCGTCAATCTTCGCTCTGCGGTCACGCGCCTGACCCAGGACGGCCAGTACATGGGCGGCAATCAAGGCGTGACGATCGACGAGGCGCTACAGATGTTCACCATCAATGGCGCCTTTGCCTCGTTCGAGGAAGCGATCAAGGGAAGCATCACCGAAGGCAAACTGGCGGACCTGACGGTGTTGAGCGCTGACCCGCGCAAGGTCGAGCCGGAGGAACTGAACACCCTTCGAGCGGAGCTGACGATGATCGATGGACGGGTGGTGTTCGAGCGGTAGGGGGAGCCAGGCAACAGGCCAGAGGCAAGAGGCAACAGTTTGGAGGCATCCTGGGAAGGATGCCTGGGGATTCGGGCCTAGTACGCCGGGACGTAGTCGGGGTCGACGGCGCGGATGCCGCCAGCGGGTGGGGTGAAGCCGAACTCGGCGATGGTGTCCACCACTTGCTGGATGACCTGATCCGGTGTCGATGCACCGGCGGTAACGCCAACGGTGGTCTTGCCTTCGAGCCATTCTGCCTGAATGTCTTCCGGCCGCTCGATGTGATGACTTTCGACCCCCATGTGCGACGCCACTTCGGCCAAACGGGCGGTGTTGCTGCTCTTGCGGCCGCCGATGGCGAAGACGACATCGCAATGGTCGCGGTCGATCAGGCGTTTGAGCGCGTTCTGGCGTTCACTCGTGGGTTCGCAAATCGTATTGCAGAGCCGGAATTCGCCGCCGAGCGGCACCACCATCGCCTGTAGCTCCAGGGCGAATACCATCAGCTCGTCAACGTTCTTGGTGGTTTGACTGACGAGCGCAACCTTGCGTGGCGGCGCAATCTTGCCTTCGCCTTCTTCACCTCGCTTGGCGTTCCATGGAAGATCCTCGATGTGCTTGGCGGCCACCGACTTGCTGGTGGCGGCCCAGCCGAGCACACTCTTGACTTCCGGATGATACGAATCGCCATAGACGACAAGGAAATATCCCTGCCGGACGAGTTTCTGGGCGAGGCGCTGCACCTTGGTGACGAGCGGACAGGTGGTATCGATCAACTCCAGGTGCGCTTCGGAGGCCTGCTGCGCCAGGTGCGGCCCCATGCCATGCGCGGTGATCGCGACCCGTTTGAACCCTTCCCGGGCGGCAG is part of the Thermomicrobiales bacterium genome and harbors:
- a CDS encoding mandelate racemase/muconate lactonizing enzyme family protein codes for the protein MSNAYIDFSKMDAAVVAIITDVIREGEPVVGYGFNSNGRYAPIGLLNERFVPRLLEAEPAAIIDESGGNLDPRKIWSLLMAAEKPGGHGERSVAVGTIDMAVWDAVAKIEGVPLYRLLADRYNGGTVHEPVWVYAAGGYYAPGKGLPELREEMRGYLDLGYEVVKMKIGGVPLARDLERIEAVLEVVGDGSHLAVDANGRFDLPTAIAYADALAPYDLFWYEEAGDPLDFALQAELSQRYPNPMATGENLFSMQDARNLIRYGGMHPSSDWLQFDCALSYGLVEYLRTIEMVEANGWSRTRIVPHGGHQMSLNMAAGLGLGGNESYPGVFQPFGGFADSIRVEHGMVGLPQSPGIGFEEKGALIDIMRQVAAGEGSFV
- a CDS encoding amidohydrolase — encoded protein: MSADFIFRNGPIITIDPAARDAEAVAVQGNRITRVGTLDVVLDEAGPGTKTIDLAGRALLPGLNDNHNHPIYFGQGLSQIDASPGAAPTLAALQDAFRTRADEQPSGWLIARGYDDSRLDIHRHPTRHELDEATGGRPAYLVRTCGHLAVANSAALGLAGITADTPDPVGGQIDRDEHGEPIGLLRETAMKLVSDQIAAPTTDDMKDYLRAAGKRFNEYGITSVGEAAISNSRQFSAYQELARDGELPMRTFTMMLIDDTLDNLEHLGVQTGFGDAWFRIGPAKVFQDGSGGGRTAAMTTEYRNDPGNMGITIYDQDGLNERFTRANAAGFQMAAHAIGDRAISMILTAYETALAANPRSDARPRIEHCGMCTQEHLDRMKKIGALAIPQPSFIYYLGDSYIENFTEDQLAMAYPGRSWFDQGIVAVGSSDVPVVSCDPFVNLRSAVTRLTQDGQYMGGNQGVTIDEALQMFTINGAFASFEEAIKGSITEGKLADLTVLSADPRKVEPEELNTLRAELTMIDGRVVFER
- a CDS encoding YqhA family protein, with the protein product MAHPMQIMEIVRFWMSRLFDLSPSMIILAVIGSLLAAFTLIIYGFLRVLAVIWDLISSRDLTDAREEKLSIEFIELIDVFLIGVILLIVALGLYQLFIDEKTTLPSWLKIHTLDELKHRIIGVICVVLGVNFLSNVAEWSDGKDIVYLGIAVGIVLAALVILLKAVDDSIQEEVRLLREERALEKATSAIEQE
- the ispH gene encoding 4-hydroxy-3-methylbut-2-enyl diphosphate reductase produces the protein FGEPEQPLYFPVDRYRSSATSVPGNDPTEMSLELTVSPPSESAAERRIVVADELGYCWGVRRALDIIEDAADPTAPVAPIGDIIHNPQVVSRLRERGVVGAESVDAAAREGFKRVAITAHGMGPHLAQQASEAHLELIDTTCPLVTKVQRLAQKLVRQGYFLVVYGDSYHPEVKSVLGWAATSKSVAAKHIEDLPWNAKRGEEGEGKIAPPRKVALVSQTTKNVDELMVFALELQAMVVPLGGEFRLCNTICEPTSERQNALKRLIDRDHCDVVFAIGGRKSSNTARLAEVASHMGVESHHIERPEDIQAEWLEGKTTVGVTAGASTPDQVIQQVVDTIAEFGFTPPAGGIRAVDPDYVPAY
- a CDS encoding FIST N-terminal domain-containing protein, with product MSAHGTSPASQSHDPAPQGPTRQATARSSVGISRDWRMALDMALDGIRDVVPDAIFAFASASFDEDLPSISEAIWHHAGSMIVVGCSSSGVIGRGAEMEHEPAISLLALELPGAILRPVRFTQGMLEESRGGNLADRLGVDPALVNGWTVLADPFRMDGALLVDQLNSAYPGLPVIGGLLAPGPGQRQTWVMLNGRIYNDGGVGLSIGGAYDVLPIVSQGCEPIGEPWTITAVDEKWIETISNRPALQMLTDTLSTLPGEIQQEVRDHLVAGLAANEYRETFGRGDFLIRNIIGIRRESGAIALGARPRVGQTIQFQLRDAATADLDLTATLLEAHLRLGGRDPIAGLLASCNGRGTGMFDVPHHDAAAIERRFPGLPLAGLIAAGEIGPVGSKTFIHGFTSSLGLIVPA
- a CDS encoding LysE family transporter; protein product: MRDALFIPLLLGLAYAAAPGVVNTECLRRGVSFGFRPAFLVQLGAFAGSGAWAVLAFSGLAALSSAATVLDVIGLMGGLFLCKIAIDAFRTALHGRSATERSSEASALRTGLIFGLANPAALPFWTGIGGGMLATHGEPTFATTIEFLAAFLIGTLAWAIGFCALASAGRKYARPRVFQAIDAVCGTIIGFFGVRLVWASARRLVRVV
- a CDS encoding AAA family ATPase produces the protein SLPGIGSDNPDRDPTLVHGRALAEAIRLRWALRHPHRGYFFRAEDFFGFTKRMDQLKAELLAEAAEMRNDRTSSEFARNLGAGVIAGQARAIEQQYGASGLDAASHGEQFLDLFSARCRPGGIYLMDEPEAPLSPARQLTFLSMLRAMAEDGSQFIIATHSPMLLALPGAAILSFDGGAIRPARYDTLEHVQIMRSFLDDPEAYLRHL
- a CDS encoding phenylalanine--tRNA ligase beta subunit-related protein is translated as MTSFRLERDFLELFPNATIAIAVVRGVDNMVDDPEIWPMLDVEIERAAALVGAGEISQHPAVAPWRAAFARFGVKPSKYRSSIEAMLRSAQSGRLRPINPLVDLYNAISLRHLLPVGGEDLAAIVGDVRLTRAHGDEEFTPLGSEEPETPPPGAVIYRDDDSVICSCWNWREAERTMLTPATRDAVLVIESIPPLDPLATRIAIDDLAALVTRHLGGTAEVSILNAERPIVEL